In a single window of the Nodularia spumigena CCY9414 genome:
- a CDS encoding exopolysaccharide biosynthesis protein, translating to MARLSHELQRYFFDEERTAKVTLAEILLLAKERIFGFLLVILSLPSALPVPAPGYSMPFGALIVVLAVQLIFGAEIPWLPQRMLNHPIKLETVQKLLKAGNPWLQKIEAIARPRLSYICTTLPGKVTIGSAIALMGISMIIPIPGTNTLPAIGVFVTSFGLLEDDGAISLGGLVICLIAAISSISILIAVFWGGSSLLDLLKTWLGR from the coding sequence ATGGCTAGACTATCCCACGAGTTACAACGCTATTTTTTTGACGAAGAACGCACCGCAAAAGTTACTTTGGCAGAGATTCTGCTGTTAGCAAAGGAACGAATTTTTGGGTTTTTGCTGGTGATTCTGTCTCTTCCTTCAGCTTTACCAGTTCCTGCGCCTGGTTACTCGATGCCTTTCGGTGCTTTGATAGTTGTGTTGGCTGTACAGCTGATTTTCGGGGCAGAAATTCCCTGGCTACCCCAAAGAATGCTCAATCATCCCATTAAACTGGAAACAGTCCAGAAGCTTTTGAAGGCGGGAAATCCTTGGTTGCAAAAAATTGAAGCGATCGCTCGGCCGCGTTTGTCCTATATTTGTACTACTCTACCAGGTAAAGTCACCATTGGCAGTGCGATCGCCTTGATGGGAATTTCTATGATTATTCCCATTCCGGGAACCAATACCCTCCCAGCCATAGGAGTTTTCGTGACTAGCTTTGGTTTGCTCGAAGATGATGGTGCGATTAGCTTAGGCGGTTTAGTTATCTGTCTGATAGCGGCAATTTCGAGTATTTCAATTTTGATTGCAGTGTTTTGGGGTGGTTCTAGTCTTCTGGATTTACTTAAGACTTGGCTGGGTCGTTAA
- the murQ gene encoding N-acetylmuramic acid 6-phosphate etherase, producing MSNLQSRGYLLTEQVNADSLNLDQLSSVELVDLFNREDQKAVAAVAAAQLQLAQAIDVAAERLSQGGRLFYVGAGTSGRLGVLDAAECPPTFCTSPELVQGIIAGGAGALVRSSEDLEDSTADGEAAIAQRHITQLDVVVGITAGGTTPFVHGALHASRQRGARTIFIACVPTEQVRFDADVDIRLLTGPEILAGSTRLKAGTATKLALNILSTGVMVKLGKVYGNRMVDVAVTNQKLRDRALQMLQDLTGLSREAAGFLLERSGKWVKLALLMHWTGLEKEAGDRLLAQHQGNLRVAVASYKNDKQL from the coding sequence ATGTCAAATTTGCAGTCACGGGGCTATCTTTTAACTGAGCAGGTAAATGCTGATAGTCTTAACTTAGACCAGCTTAGTTCTGTTGAGTTGGTGGATTTGTTTAATCGCGAAGACCAAAAAGCTGTGGCGGCGGTGGCGGCGGCTCAACTTCAGTTGGCTCAAGCAATTGATGTGGCCGCAGAACGTTTGAGCCAGGGAGGTCGTTTATTTTATGTTGGCGCGGGGACAAGTGGCAGGTTAGGGGTATTAGACGCGGCTGAATGTCCACCTACTTTCTGCACATCCCCAGAGTTGGTACAGGGGATTATTGCTGGTGGGGCTGGTGCATTGGTACGCAGTTCTGAAGATTTAGAAGATAGTACCGCAGATGGTGAGGCGGCGATCGCTCAACGCCATATTACTCAGCTAGATGTGGTAGTCGGGATTACTGCCGGTGGCACAACTCCTTTTGTCCACGGAGCGCTCCACGCCTCCCGTCAACGAGGTGCTAGGACTATTTTTATTGCTTGTGTACCTACAGAACAAGTGCGTTTTGATGCTGATGTTGATATTCGCTTATTAACTGGCCCAGAAATCCTGGCTGGTTCAACTCGCTTAAAAGCTGGTACAGCCACCAAGCTGGCTTTAAATATCCTTTCTACTGGGGTAATGGTGAAGCTGGGCAAAGTTTACGGTAATCGTATGGTGGATGTGGCGGTGACAAATCAAAAGTTACGCGATCGCGCTTTACAGATGTTGCAAGACTTAACGGGTTTAAGTCGGGAAGCTGCTGGTTTTTTACTCGAACGTAGTGGGAAGTGGGTGAAGCTGGCGTTGCTGATGCACTGGACTGGTTTAGAAAAAGAAGCAGGCGATCGCTTGCTCGCCCAACACCAAGGTAATCTCCGGGTAGCTGTTGCTAGTTATAAAAACGACAAACAACTTTGA
- a CDS encoding sucrase ferredoxin gives MNTFFCSDHAREVGEDIISSATNYETYILVECPQPWTYDAFQSKWVPNNLQVLVEEVRRAKLSVRFLLIANNYSHKVDYTTLLIYQKKEGLSHGYQKYEFKLPHIEQVAGVVKKCLWGKIPDYEIDTNITRDILVCTHGSHDQCCARYGNPFYFQASDTIADLQLDNVRIWKSTHFGGHRFAPTAIDLPEGRYYGVLNQESFRSILTRTGDIQSLRKVYRGWGILPTPVQILERELMLRYGWNWFNNKVAGKIIQQSLDNNTILAELSFEEPCGSLSIYQAKLVQDKTKTLQIKGSCNAEEKSVFVKYAVDSIGLVCHKVPTCSN, from the coding sequence ATGAATACTTTTTTTTGTTCTGACCATGCACGAGAAGTAGGAGAAGATATTATTAGTAGTGCGACAAATTACGAAACATATATTTTGGTTGAATGTCCTCAACCCTGGACATACGATGCTTTTCAATCTAAATGGGTACCAAATAATTTACAGGTTTTAGTAGAAGAAGTCCGCCGGGCTAAATTATCCGTCAGATTTCTCTTAATTGCTAATAATTATTCACACAAAGTAGACTACACCACCCTGTTGATTTATCAAAAAAAAGAGGGGCTGAGTCATGGATACCAAAAATATGAGTTCAAGTTACCACACATTGAACAAGTAGCGGGGGTAGTCAAAAAATGTTTATGGGGTAAAATACCAGATTATGAAATAGATACAAATATTACCAGAGATATTTTAGTATGTACCCACGGTAGCCATGATCAGTGTTGTGCTAGATATGGAAATCCTTTTTATTTCCAAGCGAGCGATACTATTGCTGATTTGCAATTGGATAATGTCCGTATTTGGAAATCCACTCATTTTGGTGGACATAGATTTGCACCAACAGCAATAGATTTACCAGAGGGCAGATATTATGGTGTTCTCAATCAAGAATCATTTCGGTCAATTTTAACCCGTACAGGTGATATACAATCTCTCAGGAAAGTATACAGAGGCTGGGGAATTCTACCAACTCCGGTGCAAATATTAGAAAGAGAACTTATGCTGCGCTACGGATGGAATTGGTTTAATAACAAAGTCGCGGGAAAAATAATTCAGCAAAGTTTAGATAACAATACAATACTCGCCGAGTTAAGTTTTGAAGAACCCTGTGGTTCTTTGTCTATTTACCAAGCAAAACTCGTCCAAGACAAAACAAAGACATTACAAATAAAAGGTTCTTGTAATGCCGAAGAAAAATCTGTATTTGTCAAATATGCTGTAGATAGTATCGGGCTTGTCTGTCATAAAGTTCCAACTTGCAGTAATTAA